The genomic region CCCTATGCTATTACAACAGGAACAAATGAAGCTGTACAAGCAAGCAGGCGTTAACCCGCTTGGAGGATGTTTGCCGCTATTATTGCAGATGCCTTTCACCCTTGCCTTCTTCTTCTTCTTCCCGAATTTATTCGAACTGCGTGGAGAAAGCTTCCTATGGATCAAAGACCTTTCAACCTATGATGCGCCAATAACATTCGCGAACATCCCTGTAATCAATGTAGACCACATTTCCTTAATGTGTGTGTTAATGACATTGACTACCCTGTTAACGACATGGTACAACAACGCAACATCAGGAGCTGCAAACAACCAGATGAAATACATTGGTTATATCATGCCGTTGGTATTCTTCTTCGTATTGAACAGCTTCCCTGCAGGTCTGAACTACTACTACTTCCTTTCTGCCGTTCTTACTTTCTTAACGCAAGTAATTATCCGTCAATTTATCGATGATGATAAAATCTTAGCGAAAATCGAAGAGAAGAAAAGCAAACCCCAAGCAGAAAAGAAAAAATCATCCTTCCAAAAGAAAATGGAAGATATGATGAGAGCTCAACAAGCAGCTCAACAAAACAAGAAAAATTAGTTTTTTTCTTAGATATAAGATTTTAGACATTAGATATAAGAGCCTGCCTAGCGGGCTCTTTTTTTTGTCTTTAGATGTGGGATTTTAGAAATTAGATATAAGATTTTAGACGTTTGTTCTGAACCAGGAAAGAAGGGAAAGCTTTGTTTTGAAAGGAAAGGATGGAAACTTTGTCTTGAACCAGGAAAGGAAGGATTTTAGGATTGACAGGATCCTGCAAATCTTTTAATCCTTTTTTTCCTGGTTCAAGACATCTCACCAACACCCCAACATCCAGCGCCCGTCAACCCTTCGTCTGCTTAAAGCCCTTTCAAACCCAATACAAACCCAATGTATAACCCAATCAGAACCGTTCTGAAAGGGCTTTGATTGGGCTATGCAATGGCTATAAAAAGTACAATAGCCGAAGGAGTTCACAACAACTAATATCTAAAAACAAAAAGAGCCTTCGCAGGCTCTAAAATCTAATGTCTCACATCTTATATCTAAAATCTAAAATTAAACAAACGCACTAAATCCAGTAATACTTCTACCGACGATCAGGGAGTTGATCTCTTTGGTTCCTTCGTAGGAGTAAATAGCTTCTGCGTCGGCTAGGAAGCGGGCAACATTATATTCGAGTAGAATGCCATTTCCTCCCATCACTTCGCGGGCTCTAGACACGATATCGCGCGTTCTAAGCGTACAAAACACTTTAGCTAGGGAAGCGTGCTCATCTTTCAGTTTATCGTCGTCCTGAAGCTCAGATAGTCTAAACACGAGCGTTTGCATGGCGGTCAGGTTGGAAAGCATCTCAACCAGATGATTTTGGATCAGCTGGAAGGAAGCAATAGGTTTTCCGAATTGCTCGCGCTGCAGGGTATATTCCAATGCATTTTCGTAAGCTCCACGGGCACAGCCTACAGCCATCCATGCCACCCCTGCCCTTGTCATCTGCAAAACTTTTGCGGTATCTCTAAACGAATTTGCATTTACCAAGCGATCAGACTCCGGAACCTCGCAGTTCGTTAAAGTGATCAATCCGTTTTGGACGATACGTAATGCCATCTTGCCTTTAATCTTTTCGACTGCAAAACCTGGATTTTCTTTCCGCACGATAAATCCTTTGACCTGCTGATCGTCCAGATCTCGCGCCCAGATAACCGTCATATCTGAGAAGGTAGAATTTCCAATCCATTTCTTCTGACCATTCAGCACCCACTTGTCTCCCTCGCGCTTGCAGGTCGTTGTTAATCCGCCCGCCGTTCCAGAACCTACCAAAGGTTCGGTCAGACCGAATGCGCCAATCTTTTTTAATTGTTGCATAGCCGGCAGCCATTCGGCTTTCTGCTCTTCAGAACCACATAGGTAAATGGATCCCATGGCTAAACCACTTTGAACTCCTAAGAACGTCGCAATGGAAGGATCGATACGACCAAACTCGCTAGCGATGATACCATCCATCAGGGAGGTTCCGCCTGCGCAGCCATAGCCTTCATATACATAACCGCAAACGTTCAGTTCGGCAAGTTTCGGGATAATTTCAATAGGGAACTCATCATGCAACCAATATTTATTCACAACCGGTTTTACCTCGGCTTCTAAGAATGCGCGCACCTTTAATTGCAGCGCTCGATCTTCCGGTGAAAGTTTAGCACTGATATCATAAAAATCAGCATCGATGGGTGGGGGATCCTTTTTCTTTTTACTTCCGGTCAACATTTTCATCGCGATTTTAAGCTGATTTTCGTCCATTTTTGATAC from Sphingobacterium sp. BN32 harbors:
- a CDS encoding acyl-CoA dehydrogenase family protein; the encoded protein is MLDKLKNMVKLFKSVDLEQLEKISKKVDLAEVLGAVSKMDENQLKIAMKMLTGSKKKKDPPPIDADFYDISAKLSPEDRALQLKVRAFLEAEVKPVVNKYWLHDEFPIEIIPKLAELNVCGYVYEGYGCAGGTSLMDGIIASEFGRIDPSIATFLGVQSGLAMGSIYLCGSEEQKAEWLPAMQQLKKIGAFGLTEPLVGSGTAGGLTTTCKREGDKWVLNGQKKWIGNSTFSDMTVIWARDLDDQQVKGFIVRKENPGFAVEKIKGKMALRIVQNGLITLTNCEVPESDRLVNANSFRDTAKVLQMTRAGVAWMAVGCARGAYENALEYTLQREQFGKPIASFQLIQNHLVEMLSNLTAMQTLVFRLSELQDDDKLKDEHASLAKVFCTLRTRDIVSRAREVMGGNGILLEYNVARFLADAEAIYSYEGTKEINSLIVGRSITGFSAFV